One window from the genome of Dermacentor silvarum isolate Dsil-2018 chromosome 5, BIME_Dsil_1.4, whole genome shotgun sequence encodes:
- the LOC119454012 gene encoding dentin sialophosphoprotein-like — MAHTDMAETDLADTDMTDSDMADSHTADSHTTDTDMANTDLTDSHTADSHTTNTDTADTDMADTDMTDSDMADSHTADSHTTDTDMANTDLTDSHTADSHTTNTDTADTDMTDSDMADSHTADSHTTDTDMANTDLTDSHTADSHTTNTDTADTDMADTDMADTDMADTDMTDSDMADSHTTDTDMADTDMTDSHTADTDMADTDKENDIADGETHYTHADSLNRKLMQTAHPKRFCDFTPHLLE, encoded by the coding sequence ATGGCCCACACGGACATGGCTGAAACAGACTTGGCCGACACAGACATGACCGACTCAGACATGGCCGACTCGCACACGGCCGACTCACACACGACCGATACGGACATGGCCAACACAGACCTGACCGACTCACACACGGCCGACTCACACACGACCAATACGGACACGGCCGACACAGACATGGCCGACACAGACATGACCGACTCAGACATGGCCGACTCGCACACGGCCGACTCACACACGACCGATACGGACATGGCCAACACAGACCTGACCGACTCACACACGGCCGACTCACACACGACCAATACGGACACGGCCGACACAGACATGACCGACTCAGACATGGCCGACTCGCACACGGCCGACTCACACACGACCGATACGGACATGGCCAACACAGACCTGACCGACTCACACACGGCCGACTCACACACGACCAATACGGACACGGCCGACACAGACATGGCCGACACAGACATGGCCGACACAGACATGGCCGACACAGACATGACCGACTCAGACATGGCCGACTCACACACGACCGATACGGACATGGCGGACACAGACATGACCGACTCACACACGGCCGACACAGACATGGCCGACACGGACAAGGAAAACGACATAGCAGACGGAGAAACGCACTACACACACGCTGACTCGCTGAATCGGAAGCTGATGCAGACAGCGCATCCAAAGAGATTTTGCGAttttacgcctcacctattggAATAG